One genomic segment of Musa acuminata AAA Group cultivar baxijiao chromosome BXJ3-3, Cavendish_Baxijiao_AAA, whole genome shotgun sequence includes these proteins:
- the LOC135634162 gene encoding NAC domain-containing protein 54-like, whose product MAPVGLPPGFRFHPTDEELVNYYLKRKIHGLKIELDIIPEVDLYKCEPWELAEKSFLPSRDPEWYFFGPRDRKYPNGFRTNRATRAGYWKSTGKDRRVCSQNRAIGMKKTLVYYRGRAPQGIRTDWVMHEYRLDDKECEDTMGFQDSYALCRVFKKNVICTEVEEQAQCSIILGESSQGVVVAAEYETTSPDMPVGSSSCVEEEDKDDAWMQFITDDAWCSTLPSNEGGEEASCVAIVNS is encoded by the exons ATGGCTCCGGTGGGTCTGCCGCCTGGCTTTAGGTTTCACCCTACAGATGAGGAGCTGGTGAATTACTACCTCAAGAGGAAGATCCATGGCCTCAAGATCGAACTCGATATAATCCCGGAAGTGGACCTGTACAAGTGCGAGCCATGGGAATTAGCAG AGAAATCATTCTTGCCGAGTAGGGATCCAGAATGGTACTTCTTCGGGCCGCGGGATCGGAAATACCCCAACGGGTTTCGCACCAACCGTGCCACCAGAGCAGGATACTGGAAGTCGACAGGAAAGGACCGGCGAGTTTGCTCTCAGAATCGAGCTATCGGCATGAAGAAGACGCTGGTCTATTACAGAGGCCGAGCTCCCCAAGGCATCAGAACGGACTGGGTGATGCACGAGTACCGCCTCGACGACAAGGAGTGCGAGGACACCATGGGATTTCAG gaTTCGTACGCACTGTGTCGAGTGTTCAAGAAGAACGTTATCTGCACAGAGGTGGAAGAGCAGGCGCAGTGCAGCATAATCCTGGGGGAGAGCTCCCAAGGAGTCGTGGTGGCCGCCGAGTACGAGACCACGTCGCCGGACATGCCGGTTGGATCATCTTCATGCGTCGAGGAGGAGGACAAAGACGACGCTTGGATGCAGTTCATCACGGACGACGCATGGTGTTCTACATTACCGAGCAACGAGGGCGGCGAGGAGGCCTCATGCGTCGCCATTGTCAATTCATGA
- the LOC103978264 gene encoding histone H4-like — MEPVCHGPQTNVVRSPDWALIHDNVGAKRHRKVLCDNIQGFTKLAIRRPARRGGVKRISGLIYEETRGILKIFLENVIRDAVTYTEHARRKTVTAMDVVYALKRQGRTLYGFGG; from the exons ATGGAGCCCGTGTGCCATGGGCCTCAGACCAACGTGGTCCGGTCTCCA GATTGGGCTTTGATTCACGACAATGTCGGGGCGAAGCGCCACCGCAAGGTCCTCTGCGACAACATCCAGGGCTTCACCAAGCTGGCCATTCGCCGCCCCGCCCGCCGCGGCGGCGTCAAGCGCATCTCGGGGCTCATCTACGAGGAGACCCGCGGCATCCTCAAGATCTTTCTAGAGAACGTCATCCGCGACGCCGTCACCTACACCGAGCACGCCCGCCGCAAGACCGTCACGGCCATGGACGTCGTCTACGCCCTCAAGCGCCAGGGGCGCACCCTCTACGGCTTTGGTGGGTGA